A window of the Gossypium hirsutum isolate 1008001.06 chromosome A03, Gossypium_hirsutum_v2.1, whole genome shotgun sequence genome harbors these coding sequences:
- the LOC107887405 gene encoding uncharacterized protein, whose product MEDLITEIPPPSRFFQEDLNNFIPPSPSLASPFLVFSIPKPEKPLRPSLLIVALSSPSLYIFHHLSPKTLVGSLILPEVPFSGLSVEPSFRDKTCNIYSLNNGDKSTLLVSVQHGVSAERSHLVARLLIGGDIVPDRLLILDSIQSQNFRGKLSPDETYAFKLETLAERKGLGGSNVASSLLKGLDYFPSGSMIDGLAAALLSRCQLKNIKGTLCVSWPEFSSSVVALIRSLLQRNVLPSLDLSFAREMQDQYARFNLIKHQPYDTEMYT is encoded by the coding sequence atggaaGATCTTATAACAGAAATCCCCCCACCATCTAGATTCTTTCAGGAAGATCTTAACAACTTTATACCTCCATCACCATCTCTTGCGTCGCCATTCCTTGTGTTTTCTATTCCTAAGCCTGAAAAGCCCCTTCGCCCATCTCTCCTCATTGTTGCATTATCTTCACCATCTTTGTACATCTTCCACCATTTGTCACCTAAGACATTAGTTGGAAGTCTTATCCTACCTGAGGTCCCTTTCTCCGGCCTCTCTGTCGAACCCTCTTTCAGAGACAAAACTTGCAACATTTATTCCCTGAATAATGGGGATAAATCTACTCTGCTTGTATCAGTTCAACATGGTGTTTCTGCAGAGAGATCTCACCTTGTTGCGAGGCTGCTAATTGGCGGGGACATTGTTCCTGACAGACTTTTGATTTTGGATTCAATTCAGAGCCAGAACTTCAGGGGAAAGCTCTCACCGGATGAAACTTATGCGTTTAAGCTGGAGACGCTAGCCGAAAGAAAAGGATTGGGTGGTAGCAATGTAGCTTCTTCCCTTCTAAAGGGTTTAGACTATTTTCCATCAGGTAGTATGATTGATGGCTTGGCTGCTGCTCTGTTAAGTCGATGCCAATTAAAGAACATAAAGGGAACACTGTGTGTTTCATGGCCTGAATTCAGTAGTTCTGTGGTGGCTCTGATTAGATCGCTATTGCAAAGGAATGTGCTGCCTAGCTTGGACTTGAGCTTTGCGCGAGAAATGCAGGATCAATACGCAAGGTTCAATCTAATTAAGCATCAGCCTTATGATACTGAAATGTATACATAG
- the LOC107887406 gene encoding peroxidase 11, which yields MAISLQCFLVLICISIFSSTIAATDPPLTLDYYKSTCPNVFDIVKKEMECHVLSDPRNAAFILRLHFHDCFVQGCDGSILLDDTIELQGEKKASTNGLNSLKGFRIIDKIKNKLESECPGIVSCADILTIAARDAVILVGGPYWHVPVGRKDSKTASYDLAMENIPSANEGLLSIIAKFLYQGLSVTDMVALSGAHTIGMARCESFRARIYGDFEATSGKNPVSDSYLSELRSVCPAIIGSGDNNVTAMDNVTPNLFDNSFYHTLLRGEGLLNSDQELYSSLFGIETKSLVQKYAADPVAFFNQFSDSMVKLGNIMNSDRFINGEVRKNCRFVNT from the exons ATGGCGATTAGTCTCCAATGCTTCCTTGTTTTGATTTGTATCTCCATTTTCAGCTCCACTATTGCTGCAACTGACCCTCCTTTGACATTGGATTATTACAAATCAACATGTCCTAATGTGTTTGATATTGTGAAGAAGGAAATGGAGTGTCATGTCCTCTCCGATCCTCGCAATGCAGCTTTCATTCTTCGATTACATTTCCATGACTGTTTCGTTCAGGGCTGTGATGGGTCAATTTTGCTTGATGATACAATCGAGTTACAAGGAGAAAAGAAAGCTTCAACCAATGGATTAAACTCTCTAAAGGGTTTCAGAATcattgataaaatcaagaacaAGCTTGAATCCGAGTGTCCTGGGATTGTTTCTTGTGCTGATATCCTCACCATTGCTGCCAGAGATGCTGTCATCCTG GTTGGTGGACCTTATTGGCATGTACCCGTGGGAAGAAAGGATTCGAAAACGGCTAGCTATGATCTAGCTATGGAAAACATTCCTTCTGCAAATGAGGGTCTTCTTAGTATTATAGCTAAATTTCTTTATCAAGGTCTCTCAGTCACTGACATGGTGGCTCTTTCCG GGGCTCACACCATTGGAATGGCACGTTGTGAGAGCTTTCGAGCTAGAATTTATGGAGACTTTGAAGCAACTTCCGGGAAGAATCCGGTATCAGATTCGTATCTCAGCGAGTTGAGATCAGTTTGTCCTGCGATAATTGGATCAGGAGACAACAATGTAACAGCAATGGATAATGTTACACCGAATCTTTTTGACAATTCATTTTACCATACACTTTTGAGAGGTGAAGGGTTGCTTAATTCAGACCAAGAATTGTACTCCAGCCTATTTGGAATCGAAACCAAAAGCCTTGTCCAAAAATATGCAGCTGACCCTGTTGCTTTCTTCAATCAGTTCTCGGATTCAATGGTGAAACTGGGGAATATTATGAATTCGGATCGCTTTATCAATGGTGAAGTAAGGAAGAATTGCCGATTTGTCAACACTTGA
- the LOC107887407 gene encoding protein NSP-INTERACTING KINASE 2 isoform X1: MSIRTEISVLVCCLVFSRLSTSGSPSNGVGSEVIALMGIKSFLVDPNGVLENWDEASPDPCTWSMVTCSADGQVIGLGAPSQGLSGVLAPSIGNLTNIQTVLLQDNNISGNIPSEIGKLSKLQNLDLSNNNFCGQIPTTFSHLKNLEFLRLTGNNLSGEIPASLANLTDLHLIDLSFNNLSGKIAILPAQVFNIEGNPYLYTKGTYMVDKGSLPDSSKAKLNKSGIFYVIPVLMVPYYYSYFWDSSFFI, translated from the exons ATGAGTATCAGGACAGAGATTTCTGTTTTAGTGTGTTGTCTGGTTTTTTCCCGCTTGTCGACTTCTGGTTCCCCATCAAATGGTGTCGGCTCTGAAG TAATTGCTTTAATGGGAATAAAAAGCTTCCTGGTTGATCCAAATGGGGTTCTTGAAAATTGGGATGAAGCCTCCCCAGATCCATGCACCTGGAGTATGGTCACTTGCTCTGCCGATGGTCAAGTTATTGGCTT AGGAGCTCCAAGCCAGGGATTGTCAGGTGTTCTTGCACCTTCTATTGGGAACTTGACCAATATCCAGACAGT GCTTCTACAGGACAACAATATATCAGGAAATATACCATCAGAAATAGGGAAGCTTTCAAAGCTTCAAAATCTTGATTTATCCAACAATAATTTCTGTGGTCAAATTCCCACCACCTTTTCTCATTTAAAAAACCTTGAATTCCT GAGACTGACTGGTAACAATCTTTCTGGAGAAATTCCTGCTTCTTTGGCTAATCTCACTGACCTTCATTTGAT AGACTTGTCTTTCAATAATTTGAGTGGTAAAATCGCCATATTACCTGCCCAAGTATTCAA CATTGAAGGAAACCCTTACCTTTATACCAAAGGAACATACATGGTGGATAAAGGATCATTGCCCGACTCCAGCAAGGCCAAACTCAACAAATCTGGAATTTTTTATGTTATACCCGTACTAATGGTTCCTTATTATTATTCTTACTTTTGGGACTCTTCATTTTTCATATga
- the LOC107887407 gene encoding protein NSP-INTERACTING KINASE 2 isoform X2, whose amino-acid sequence MVTCSADGQVIGLGAPSQGLSGVLAPSIGNLTNIQTVLLQDNNISGNIPSEIGKLSKLQNLDLSNNNFCGQIPTTFSHLKNLEFLRLTGNNLSGEIPASLANLTDLHLIDLSFNNLSGKIAILPAQVFNIEGNPYLYTKGTYMVDKGSLPDSSKAKLNKSGIFYVIPVLMVPYYYSYFWDSSFFI is encoded by the exons ATGGTCACTTGCTCTGCCGATGGTCAAGTTATTGGCTT AGGAGCTCCAAGCCAGGGATTGTCAGGTGTTCTTGCACCTTCTATTGGGAACTTGACCAATATCCAGACAGT GCTTCTACAGGACAACAATATATCAGGAAATATACCATCAGAAATAGGGAAGCTTTCAAAGCTTCAAAATCTTGATTTATCCAACAATAATTTCTGTGGTCAAATTCCCACCACCTTTTCTCATTTAAAAAACCTTGAATTCCT GAGACTGACTGGTAACAATCTTTCTGGAGAAATTCCTGCTTCTTTGGCTAATCTCACTGACCTTCATTTGAT AGACTTGTCTTTCAATAATTTGAGTGGTAAAATCGCCATATTACCTGCCCAAGTATTCAA CATTGAAGGAAACCCTTACCTTTATACCAAAGGAACATACATGGTGGATAAAGGATCATTGCCCGACTCCAGCAAGGCCAAACTCAACAAATCTGGAATTTTTTATGTTATACCCGTACTAATGGTTCCTTATTATTATTCTTACTTTTGGGACTCTTCATTTTTCATATga